The following are encoded in a window of Cupriavidus oxalaticus genomic DNA:
- the nuoF gene encoding NADH-quinone oxidoreductase subunit NuoF: MTSLHDRHIQPLILAGLDGKNWHLEDYVKRGGYQQLKRILTGKIPPEQVIADVKTSGLRGRGGAGFPTGLKWSFMPRTFPGQKYLVCNTDEGEPGTFKDRDIIRYNPHALIEGMAIGAYAMGITVGYNYIHGEIWNEYKIFEEALEEARAAGFLGDNILDSGFSFQLHAHHGYGAYICGEETALLESLEGKKGQPRFKPPFPASFGLYGKPTTINNTETFAAVPFLLAVGPENYLKLGKPNNGGTKIFSVSGDVERPGNYEIPLGTPFAKLLELAGGMRGGKRIKAVIPGGSSAPVVPGDLMMASDMDYDSIAKAGSMLGSGAVIVMDETRCMVRSLLRLSYFYFEESCGQCTPCREGTGWLYRMVNRIEHGEGRQEDLDLLNNVAENIMGRTICALGDAAAMPVRGMLKHYWKEFEYHVEHKQCMVPAYI, translated from the coding sequence ATGACCAGCCTGCACGACCGCCATATCCAGCCGCTGATCCTGGCCGGCCTGGACGGCAAGAACTGGCACCTGGAAGACTACGTCAAGCGTGGCGGCTACCAGCAACTGAAGCGCATCCTGACCGGGAAGATCCCGCCCGAGCAGGTGATCGCCGACGTCAAGACATCGGGCCTGCGCGGCCGCGGCGGCGCGGGTTTCCCGACCGGCCTGAAGTGGAGCTTCATGCCGCGCACGTTCCCGGGTCAGAAATACCTGGTCTGCAACACCGATGAGGGCGAGCCTGGCACGTTCAAGGACCGCGACATCATCCGCTACAACCCGCATGCGCTGATCGAGGGCATGGCCATCGGCGCGTACGCGATGGGCATCACCGTGGGCTACAACTACATCCACGGCGAGATCTGGAACGAGTACAAGATCTTCGAGGAAGCCCTCGAAGAGGCGCGTGCCGCCGGCTTCCTGGGCGACAACATCCTGGACTCGGGCTTCAGCTTCCAGCTGCACGCCCACCATGGCTATGGCGCCTACATCTGCGGCGAGGAAACCGCGCTGCTGGAATCGCTGGAAGGCAAGAAGGGCCAGCCGCGCTTCAAGCCGCCGTTCCCGGCCAGCTTCGGCCTGTACGGCAAGCCGACCACCATCAACAACACCGAGACCTTCGCCGCGGTGCCGTTCCTGCTGGCCGTCGGCCCGGAAAACTACCTGAAGCTGGGCAAGCCGAACAATGGCGGCACCAAGATCTTCTCGGTTTCGGGCGACGTCGAGCGTCCCGGCAACTACGAGATCCCGCTGGGCACGCCCTTCGCCAAGCTGCTGGAGCTCGCCGGCGGCATGCGCGGCGGCAAGCGCATCAAGGCCGTGATCCCGGGCGGCTCGTCCGCGCCGGTGGTGCCGGGCGACCTGATGATGGCGTCCGACATGGACTACGACTCGATCGCCAAGGCCGGCTCGATGCTGGGCTCAGGCGCGGTGATCGTGATGGACGAGACGCGCTGCATGGTCCGCTCGCTGCTGCGCCTGTCGTACTTCTATTTTGAGGAATCGTGCGGCCAGTGCACGCCGTGCCGCGAAGGCACCGGCTGGCTGTACCGCATGGTCAATCGCATCGAACACGGAGAAGGGCGCCAGGAAGACCTGGACCTGCTCAACAACGTCGCGGAAAACATCATGGGCCGCACCATCTGCGCGCTCGGCGATGCCGCGGCGATGCCGGTCCGCGGCATGCTCAAGCACTACTGGAAAGAGTTCGAATATCACGTCGAACACAAGCAGTGCATGGTTCCGGCCTACATCTAA
- the nuoE gene encoding NADH-quinone oxidoreductase subunit NuoE, protein MLSAEALKEIDRAIAKYPADQKQSAVMAALAVAQGEVGWVSPEVMQFVANYLEMPPVWVEEVATFYNMYDTRPVGKFKLAVCTNLPCALSGGERAGEYLKRKLGIDYNETTADGCFTLKEGECMGACGDAPVMIVNNTRMCSFMSDDKLDALVDELKAEAAKGGK, encoded by the coding sequence ATGCTATCAGCAGAAGCTCTCAAGGAAATCGATCGCGCGATCGCGAAGTATCCGGCCGACCAGAAGCAGTCGGCCGTGATGGCGGCGCTTGCCGTGGCACAGGGCGAGGTGGGCTGGGTTTCCCCCGAAGTCATGCAGTTCGTCGCCAACTACCTCGAGATGCCGCCCGTGTGGGTGGAAGAGGTGGCGACCTTCTACAACATGTACGACACCAGGCCGGTGGGCAAATTCAAGCTCGCCGTCTGCACCAACCTGCCGTGCGCCCTGTCGGGCGGCGAGCGCGCTGGCGAGTACCTGAAGCGCAAGCTCGGGATCGACTACAACGAGACCACCGCTGACGGCTGCTTCACCCTGAAAGAGGGCGAGTGCATGGGCGCTTGCGGCGACGCACCGGTGATGATCGTCAACAACACCCGCATGTGCAGCTTCATGAGCGACGACAAGCTCGACGCGCTTGTCGACGAGTTGAAGGCTGAAGCCGCCAAGGGGGGCAAGTAA
- a CDS encoding NADH-quinone oxidoreductase subunit M → MVLSFSIWLPVFFGLLILAFGSDRSPGFVRWMSLFGSIASFVVTLPLVLHFDRTTAAMQFVEKANWIERFSIHYLLGVDGLSMWFVVLTAFITVIVVISAWEVITERVAEYMASFLILSGLMIGVFCALDGMLFYVFFEATLIPMYIIIGVWGGPNRVYAAFKFFLYTLLGSLLTLVALLYLYNKTGTFDILQWHQAKLSMNEQIAIFIAFFVAFAVKVPMWPVHTWLPDAHVEAPTGGSVVLAAIMLKLGAYGFLRFSLPIAPDASHYLAPFIITISLIAVIYIGLVALVQADMKKLVAYSSIAHMGFVTLGFFIFSDIGVEGGIIQMISHGFISGAMFLCIGVLYDRVHSRQIADYGGVVNTMPKFAALSVFFAMANCGLPATSGFVGEFMVILGAVKFNFWIGLLAATALIFGAAYSLWMVKRVIFGDIVHQHVRELVDLNKREFVMLGLLAIMTLYMGLHPKPFTDVMHPSVVNLLQHAAQSKL, encoded by the coding sequence ATGGTTCTGTCTTTCTCAATCTGGCTGCCTGTCTTTTTCGGCCTGCTGATCCTGGCCTTCGGCTCGGACCGCAGCCCTGGCTTCGTGCGGTGGATGTCGCTGTTCGGCTCGATCGCCAGCTTTGTTGTCACGCTGCCGCTGGTACTCCACTTCGACCGCACGACCGCGGCGATGCAGTTCGTCGAGAAGGCGAACTGGATCGAGCGCTTCAGCATCCACTACCTGCTTGGCGTCGACGGCCTGTCGATGTGGTTCGTGGTGCTGACCGCCTTCATCACGGTGATCGTGGTGATCTCGGCCTGGGAAGTGATCACCGAGCGCGTGGCCGAGTACATGGCCTCGTTCCTGATCCTGTCGGGCCTGATGATCGGCGTGTTCTGCGCGCTGGACGGCATGCTGTTCTACGTGTTCTTCGAGGCCACGCTGATCCCGATGTACATCATCATCGGCGTCTGGGGCGGCCCGAACCGCGTGTACGCGGCCTTCAAGTTCTTCCTCTACACGCTGCTGGGCTCGCTGCTGACGCTGGTCGCGCTGCTGTACCTGTACAACAAGACCGGCACGTTCGACATCCTGCAATGGCACCAGGCCAAGCTGTCGATGAACGAGCAGATCGCGATCTTCATTGCCTTCTTCGTCGCCTTCGCGGTCAAGGTGCCGATGTGGCCGGTGCACACCTGGCTGCCCGACGCCCACGTGGAAGCGCCGACCGGCGGTTCGGTGGTGCTGGCCGCGATCATGCTGAAGCTGGGTGCCTACGGCTTCCTGCGGTTCTCGCTGCCGATCGCGCCTGACGCGAGCCACTACCTGGCCCCGTTCATCATCACGATCTCGCTGATCGCCGTGATCTACATCGGCCTGGTGGCACTGGTGCAGGCCGACATGAAGAAGCTGGTGGCTTACTCGTCGATCGCCCACATGGGCTTCGTCACGCTGGGCTTCTTCATCTTCAGCGACATCGGCGTCGAAGGCGGCATCATCCAGATGATCTCGCACGGCTTCATCTCGGGCGCCATGTTCCTGTGTATCGGCGTGCTGTATGACCGCGTGCACTCGCGCCAGATCGCCGACTACGGCGGCGTGGTGAACACCATGCCGAAGTTCGCCGCGCTGTCGGTCTTCTTCGCGATGGCCAACTGCGGCCTGCCGGCCACCTCGGGCTTTGTCGGCGAGTTCATGGTGATCCTGGGCGCCGTCAAGTTCAACTTCTGGATCGGCCTGCTGGCTGCCACCGCCCTGATCTTCGGCGCCGCCTACTCGCTGTGGATGGTCAAGCGCGTGATCTTCGGCGACATCGTGCACCAGCACGTGCGCGAGCTGGTCGACCTGAACAAGCGTGAGTTCGTCATGCTCGGCCTGCTGGCCATCATGACGCTGTACATGGGCCTGCACCCGAAGCCCTTTACCGACGTGATGCACCCGTCCGTGGTCAACCTGCTGCAGCACGCGGCGCAGTCGAAGCTGTAA
- the nuoK gene encoding NADH-quinone oxidoreductase subunit NuoK: MLSLAHFLVLGAILFAISIVGIFLNRKNVIVLLMAIELMLLAVNINFVAFSHYLGDLAGQVFVFFILTVAAAESAIGLAILVVLFRNLDTINVDDMDTLKY, translated from the coding sequence GTGCTCTCTCTCGCCCACTTCCTCGTGCTCGGTGCGATCCTGTTTGCGATCAGCATCGTCGGCATCTTCCTGAACCGCAAGAACGTGATCGTGCTGCTGATGGCGATCGAGCTGATGCTGCTTGCGGTGAACATCAACTTCGTCGCCTTCTCGCATTACCTGGGCGACCTGGCTGGTCAGGTTTTCGTTTTCTTCATCCTCACGGTGGCCGCCGCCGAGTCGGCAATCGGTCTGGCAATCCTGGTCGTGCTGTTCCGCAACCTGGATACGATCAACGTGGACGACATGGACACCCTGAAGTACTGA
- the nuoI gene encoding NADH-quinone oxidoreductase subunit NuoI has product MLLAIKDFFNSLLLKELFKGMALTGRYLFARKVTVQFPEEKTPISPRFRGLHALRRYPNGEERCIACKLCEAVCPALAITIESDVRNDGTRRTTRYDIDLTKCIFCGFCEEACPVDAIVETQILEYHGEKRGDLYFTKDMLLAVGDRYEPQIAAAKAADAKYR; this is encoded by the coding sequence ATGCTGCTCGCCATCAAGGACTTCTTCAACAGCCTGCTCCTGAAGGAACTCTTCAAGGGCATGGCGCTGACCGGCCGCTATCTCTTCGCGCGCAAGGTCACCGTCCAGTTCCCGGAAGAGAAAACGCCGATCTCGCCGCGCTTCCGTGGCCTGCACGCGCTGCGCCGCTATCCCAACGGCGAAGAGCGCTGCATTGCCTGCAAGCTGTGCGAGGCGGTGTGCCCGGCGCTGGCCATCACCATCGAGTCGGATGTGCGCAACGACGGCACGCGCCGTACCACCCGCTACGACATCGACCTGACCAAGTGCATCTTCTGCGGTTTCTGCGAAGAGGCCTGCCCGGTCGACGCCATCGTGGAAACGCAGATCCTGGAGTACCACGGCGAGAAGCGCGGCGATCTGTACTTCACCAAGGACATGCTGCTGGCAGTGGGCGACCGCTACGAGCCGCAGATCGCGGCGGCCAAGGCCGCCGACGCCAAGTATCGCTGA
- the nuoG gene encoding NADH-quinone oxidoreductase subunit NuoG, with product MVELEIDGKKVEVAEGSLVMEAARKLGTYIPHFCYHRKLSIAANCRMCLVEVEKAPKALPACATPVTPGMKVFTNSEKAVKAQKSVMEFLLINHPLDCPICDQGGECQLQDLAVGYGASESRYKEEKRVVFHKNVGPLISMEEMTRCIHCTRCVRFGQEVAGVMELGMLNRGEHSEITTFVGKTVDSELSGNMIDLCPVGALTSKPFRYSARTWELARRKSVSPHDGLGANLVVQTKNQRVMRVLPLENEDINECWISDKDRFSYEGLNSADRLTRPLLKQGGEWMETDWQTALEYVANGLAGIKREHGADQIAALASPHSTLEELFLLGKLVRGLGSDNVDFRLRQSDFSAALKGAPWLGLPVADVTALQRVLVIGSSLRKDHPLLASRLRQATKKGARVAVLGAGGEDLLMPATRIDVAPSGWTAALAGVARAVAAAKGVAAPAGTDGLDGGEAAAKVAEALLQGERRAVFLGNEAVRHPQFSALHALAQWIATETGATLGFLTEAANTVGGYIAGALPKQGGANAQAMLDAPRKAYILLNTEPEFDTADPGKALAALSQANTVVVLSPFRSEAAMQYADVILPVAPFTETSGTFVNCEGKAQSFNGVVRALGESRPGWKVLRVLGNLLDVAGFDYETAESVRAEVLSAPVEAQLDNATDAPIRVAAAAASGIERIADVPIYHADPIVRRADSLQLTAAARRAMQIALPADLFARLGIQSGDPVRVTQGQGSVVLPAVLEATLPANTVRVPAATPAAMSLGGMFGTVTVEKAIDLAAATTGAVATA from the coding sequence ATGGTTGAACTAGAGATCGACGGCAAGAAGGTTGAGGTTGCTGAGGGCAGCCTGGTGATGGAAGCGGCCCGCAAGCTGGGCACCTACATCCCGCACTTCTGCTACCACCGCAAACTGTCCATCGCGGCCAACTGCCGCATGTGCCTGGTCGAGGTCGAGAAGGCCCCGAAGGCGCTGCCTGCCTGCGCCACGCCGGTGACCCCCGGCATGAAGGTCTTCACCAATTCGGAGAAGGCCGTCAAGGCGCAGAAGTCCGTGATGGAATTCCTGCTGATCAACCACCCGCTGGATTGCCCGATCTGCGATCAGGGCGGCGAGTGCCAGCTGCAGGACCTGGCCGTGGGCTACGGTGCCTCGGAGTCGCGCTACAAGGAAGAGAAGCGCGTGGTGTTCCACAAGAACGTGGGCCCGCTGATCTCCATGGAGGAGATGACCCGCTGCATCCACTGCACCCGCTGCGTGCGCTTCGGCCAGGAAGTGGCCGGCGTGATGGAGCTGGGCATGCTCAACCGCGGCGAGCATTCGGAGATCACCACCTTCGTCGGCAAGACCGTTGACTCGGAACTGTCGGGCAACATGATCGACCTGTGCCCGGTCGGCGCGCTGACCAGCAAGCCGTTCCGCTACTCGGCTCGCACCTGGGAACTGGCCCGCCGCAAATCGGTGTCGCCGCACGACGGCCTGGGCGCGAACCTGGTGGTGCAGACCAAGAACCAGCGCGTGATGCGCGTGCTGCCGCTGGAAAACGAAGACATCAACGAGTGCTGGATCTCGGACAAGGACCGTTTCTCGTATGAAGGCCTGAACAGTGCCGACCGCCTGACCCGCCCGCTGCTGAAGCAGGGCGGCGAATGGATGGAAACCGACTGGCAGACGGCGCTGGAATACGTGGCCAATGGCCTGGCCGGCATCAAGCGCGAGCATGGCGCCGACCAGATCGCCGCGCTGGCCAGCCCGCACAGCACGCTGGAAGAGCTGTTCCTGCTGGGCAAGCTGGTGCGTGGCCTGGGCAGCGACAACGTCGACTTCCGCCTGCGCCAGTCCGACTTCTCGGCCGCGCTGAAGGGCGCGCCGTGGCTCGGCCTGCCGGTGGCCGACGTCACCGCGCTGCAACGCGTGCTGGTAATCGGCTCGTCGCTGCGCAAGGATCATCCGCTGCTGGCCTCGCGCCTGCGCCAGGCGACCAAGAAAGGTGCCCGCGTGGCCGTGCTGGGCGCCGGCGGTGAAGACCTGCTGATGCCGGCGACCCGCATCGACGTGGCGCCGTCCGGCTGGACCGCCGCACTGGCCGGCGTGGCACGTGCCGTGGCCGCCGCCAAGGGCGTCGCCGCCCCGGCCGGCACCGATGGTCTCGACGGTGGCGAAGCTGCCGCCAAGGTGGCGGAAGCGCTGCTGCAGGGCGAGCGCCGTGCCGTGTTCCTCGGCAACGAGGCCGTGCGCCATCCGCAGTTCTCGGCGCTGCATGCGCTGGCACAGTGGATCGCCACAGAGACCGGTGCGACGCTGGGCTTCCTGACCGAAGCGGCCAACACCGTCGGCGGCTACATCGCCGGCGCGCTGCCGAAGCAGGGCGGCGCCAATGCGCAGGCGATGCTGGACGCGCCGCGCAAGGCCTACATCCTGCTGAACACCGAGCCGGAATTCGACACCGCCGATCCGGGCAAGGCCCTGGCCGCGCTGTCGCAGGCCAACACGGTGGTGGTGCTGTCGCCGTTCCGTTCGGAAGCGGCCATGCAGTACGCCGACGTGATCCTGCCGGTCGCGCCGTTCACCGAAACCTCCGGCACCTTCGTCAACTGCGAAGGCAAGGCGCAGAGCTTCAACGGCGTGGTGCGCGCGCTGGGCGAGTCGCGTCCGGGCTGGAAGGTGCTGCGCGTGCTGGGCAACCTGCTCGACGTCGCCGGCTTCGACTACGAAACCGCCGAGTCGGTCCGTGCCGAAGTGCTGTCGGCCCCGGTCGAGGCACAGCTGGACAACGCCACCGACGCGCCGATCCGCGTTGCCGCCGCGGCTGCCAGCGGCATCGAACGCATCGCCGACGTGCCTATCTACCACGCCGACCCGATCGTGCGCCGCGCCGACTCGCTGCAGCTGACCGCTGCCGCGCGCCGCGCCATGCAGATCGCGCTGCCGGCCGACCTGTTTGCCCGCCTGGGCATCCAGTCGGGCGACCCGGTCCGCGTCACGCAAGGGCAGGGCAGCGTGGTGCTGCCGGCCGTGCTCGAAGCCACGCTGCCGGCCAACACCGTGCGCGTGCCGGCGGCAACGCCGGCGGCCATGAGCCTGGGCGGCATGTTCGGCACGGTCACCGTAGAGAAGGCCATCGACCTGGCAGCGGCCACCACCGGCGCCGTGGCCACGGCGTAA
- the nuoL gene encoding NADH-quinone oxidoreductase subunit L: MATTLNPNLLLAIALAPLAGSAIAGLFGTKFFGLFSSESRGGRIVAHTSTILGVAISFVLSVMVLLDVMNGAGYNGTVYEWMAIGDLKMEVGFLVDSLTAMMMVVVTFVSLMVHIYTVGYMDGDPGYNRFFAYISLFTFSMLMLVMSNNFLQLFFGWEAVGLVSYLLIGFWYTRPTAIFANLKAFLVNRVGDFGFILGIGLLLAYSGSMNYTEVFAARDQLATVVFPGTDWMMITVACICLFIGAMGKSAQFPLHVWLPDSMEGPTPISALIHAATMVTAGIFMVARMSPLFELSDAALSFVLVIGAITALFMGFLGIIQNDIKRVVAYSTLSQLGYMTVALGASAYSVAVFHLMTHAFFKALLFLGAGSVIIGMHHDQDIRNMGGLRKYMPITWITSLVGSLALIGTPFFAGFYSKDSIIEAVAESHIAGSGFAYFAVLAGVFVTAFYSFRMYFLVFHGKERWGQNHAHQHHEGDHEDEEVSLDHHHGLAAGEKPHESPWVVTLPLVLLAIPSVIIGAIAIEPMLFGDFFKNGIAFKEVIFVGENHHAMAELKAAFHGWVAMAQHSLTTPVLWLAIAGVVLSWFFYMKRPDIPEAIKNRFSGLYKLLDNKYYMDAINQAVFARGARLLGTGLWKGGDQSLIDGLFVNGAARVVASFASASRYLQSGYIYHYAFAMIVGMLVLLTLTITGVIGTK; encoded by the coding sequence ATGGCAACCACGCTCAACCCCAACCTGCTGCTCGCGATTGCGCTGGCGCCGCTAGCCGGCTCAGCGATCGCCGGCCTGTTCGGTACCAAGTTCTTTGGCCTGTTTTCCTCGGAGTCGCGCGGCGGCCGGATCGTGGCCCACACCTCGACGATCCTCGGCGTGGCCATTTCCTTCGTGCTGTCGGTGATGGTGCTGCTCGACGTGATGAACGGCGCCGGCTACAACGGCACCGTGTACGAGTGGATGGCCATCGGCGACCTGAAGATGGAGGTCGGCTTCCTGGTCGATTCGCTGACGGCGATGATGATGGTCGTGGTGACCTTCGTCTCGCTGATGGTGCATATCTACACCGTCGGCTACATGGACGGCGATCCCGGCTACAACCGCTTCTTTGCCTACATCTCGCTCTTCACCTTCTCGATGCTGATGCTGGTGATGAGCAACAATTTCCTGCAGCTGTTCTTCGGCTGGGAAGCGGTGGGCCTGGTGTCGTACCTGCTGATCGGCTTCTGGTACACGCGCCCGACGGCGATCTTCGCCAACCTGAAGGCGTTCCTGGTCAACCGTGTGGGTGACTTCGGCTTTATCCTGGGCATCGGCCTGCTGCTGGCCTACAGCGGCAGCATGAACTACACCGAAGTATTCGCCGCGCGCGACCAGCTGGCTACCGTGGTTTTCCCGGGCACCGACTGGATGATGATCACCGTCGCGTGCATCTGCCTGTTCATCGGCGCGATGGGCAAGTCGGCGCAGTTTCCGCTGCACGTCTGGCTGCCTGACTCGATGGAAGGCCCGACCCCGATCTCCGCGCTGATCCACGCGGCAACGATGGTGACGGCCGGCATCTTCATGGTCGCGCGCATGTCGCCGCTGTTCGAGCTGTCGGACGCCGCACTGTCGTTCGTGCTGGTGATCGGCGCCATCACCGCGCTGTTCATGGGCTTCCTGGGCATCATCCAGAACGACATCAAGCGCGTGGTCGCGTACTCGACGCTGTCGCAGCTGGGCTACATGACCGTGGCGCTGGGCGCGTCGGCCTATTCGGTGGCCGTGTTCCACCTGATGACCCACGCGTTCTTCAAGGCGCTGCTGTTCCTCGGCGCGGGCTCGGTCATCATCGGCATGCACCACGACCAGGACATCCGCAACATGGGCGGCCTGCGCAAGTACATGCCGATCACCTGGATCACGTCGCTGGTGGGTTCGCTGGCGCTGATCGGCACGCCGTTCTTCGCGGGCTTCTACTCCAAGGACTCCATCATCGAGGCCGTGGCCGAGTCGCACATCGCCGGTTCGGGCTTTGCCTACTTCGCCGTGCTAGCCGGCGTGTTCGTGACTGCGTTCTACTCGTTCCGCATGTACTTCCTGGTCTTCCACGGCAAGGAGCGCTGGGGCCAGAACCATGCGCACCAGCACCATGAGGGCGACCACGAGGACGAGGAAGTCTCGCTCGACCATCACCATGGCCTGGCCGCCGGCGAGAAGCCGCACGAGTCGCCGTGGGTGGTGACCCTGCCGCTGGTGCTGCTGGCGATCCCGTCGGTGATTATCGGCGCCATCGCGATCGAGCCGATGCTGTTCGGCGATTTCTTCAAGAACGGCATCGCCTTCAAGGAAGTGATCTTCGTCGGCGAAAACCACCACGCCATGGCCGAGCTGAAGGCAGCCTTCCACGGCTGGGTGGCGATGGCGCAGCACTCGCTGACCACACCCGTGCTGTGGCTGGCCATCGCCGGTGTGGTGCTGTCGTGGTTCTTCTACATGAAGCGCCCGGACATCCCCGAGGCGATCAAGAACCGCTTCTCGGGCCTGTACAAGCTGCTGGACAACAAGTACTACATGGACGCCATCAACCAGGCCGTGTTCGCCCGCGGCGCACGCCTGCTCGGTACCGGCCTGTGGAAGGGCGGCGACCAGAGCCTGATCGACGGCCTGTTCGTCAACGGCGCGGCGCGCGTGGTGGCATCGTTCGCTTCGGCCAGCCGCTACCTGCAGTCGGGCTATATCTACCACTACGCGTTCGCGATGATCGTCGGCATGCTGGTGCTGCTGACGCTGACGATCACGGGCGTGATCGGCACCAAGTGA
- the nuoH gene encoding NADH-quinone oxidoreductase subunit NuoH — protein sequence MIDWITSQGQGVLGAYWTPLWILIRAVLIVVPLLLCVAYLILWERKLIGWMHVRLGPNRVGPLGLLQPIADVLKLLLKEVMMPTQVSRGMYLIAPLMVLMPAVAVWAVIPFQAEVVMADVNAGLLYVMAISSVGVYGVILAGWASNSKYAFIGAMRAAAQMVSYEIAMGFALVTVLMVAGSLNLSAIVNGQNTGYFADMGINILSWNWLPLLPMFGVYFISGVAETNRHPFDVVEGESEIVAGHMIEYSGMGFALFFLAEYINMIIISAMTALMFLGGWAPPFSSVITNAVPGFFWLLIKVFLLLSVFIWIRASFPRYRYDQIMRLGWKVFIPLTVVWLIIVAIWIKSPWNIWP from the coding sequence ATGATTGACTGGATTACCTCGCAAGGGCAGGGCGTGCTGGGCGCGTACTGGACGCCGCTGTGGATCCTGATCCGCGCCGTGCTGATCGTGGTGCCCCTGCTGCTGTGCGTGGCTTACCTGATCCTGTGGGAGCGCAAGCTGATCGGCTGGATGCACGTGCGTCTCGGCCCGAACCGCGTCGGCCCGCTCGGCCTGCTGCAGCCGATCGCCGACGTGCTGAAGCTGCTGCTCAAGGAAGTCATGATGCCGACGCAGGTCAGCCGCGGCATGTACCTGATCGCGCCGCTGATGGTGCTGATGCCTGCCGTGGCGGTCTGGGCCGTGATCCCGTTCCAGGCCGAAGTGGTGATGGCGGACGTCAACGCCGGCCTGCTGTACGTGATGGCGATCAGCTCGGTCGGCGTCTACGGCGTGATCCTGGCCGGCTGGGCCTCGAACTCCAAGTACGCCTTCATCGGCGCCATGCGTGCCGCCGCCCAGATGGTGTCCTATGAAATCGCCATGGGCTTTGCGCTGGTGACGGTGCTGATGGTTGCCGGCAGCCTGAACCTGTCGGCCATCGTCAACGGCCAGAACACGGGCTACTTCGCCGACATGGGCATCAACATCCTGTCGTGGAACTGGCTGCCGCTGCTGCCGATGTTCGGCGTCTACTTCATCTCGGGCGTGGCCGAAACCAACCGCCACCCGTTCGACGTGGTGGAAGGCGAATCGGAAATCGTGGCCGGCCACATGATCGAATATTCGGGCATGGGCTTCGCGCTGTTCTTCCTGGCCGAGTACATCAACATGATCATCATCTCGGCGATGACCGCGCTGATGTTCCTGGGCGGCTGGGCGCCTCCGTTCTCGAGCGTGATCACCAACGCGGTCCCCGGCTTCTTCTGGCTGCTGATCAAGGTTTTCCTGCTGCTGTCGGTCTTTATCTGGATCCGTGCCTCGTTCCCGCGCTATCGCTATGACCAGATCATGCGCCTGGGCTGGAAGGTGTTCATTCCGCTGACCGTGGTGTGGCTGATCATCGTGGCGATCTGGATCAAGTCGCCGTGGAACATCTGGCCCTGA
- a CDS encoding NADH-quinone oxidoreductase subunit J, whose protein sequence is MELTTTIFYVFALVLVLSALKVITAKNPVHSALFLVLSFFTAAAIWMLLKAEFLAILLVLVYVGAVMVLFLFVVMMIDIDIEHLRRDFWTYVPMASVVGALIIAEMAIVLVRSFIGTTTPVVASGSQEPGYSNTAALGKLIYTDYIYAFEVAGIILLVAIIAAVALTLRRRKDTKAQDVSAQLRTRRDERVRLVPMQAEVQNPQTEAAAAANKN, encoded by the coding sequence ATGGAACTCACGACCACCATCTTCTACGTCTTTGCGCTGGTGCTGGTGCTCTCCGCACTGAAAGTCATCACTGCGAAGAACCCGGTGCACTCCGCACTGTTCCTCGTGCTGTCGTTCTTCACGGCAGCCGCGATCTGGATGCTGCTCAAGGCGGAATTCCTCGCCATCCTGCTGGTGCTGGTCTATGTCGGCGCGGTGATGGTGCTGTTCCTGTTCGTGGTGATGATGATCGATATCGATATCGAGCACCTGCGCCGCGACTTCTGGACCTACGTGCCGATGGCCTCGGTGGTGGGCGCGCTGATCATCGCCGAGATGGCGATCGTGCTGGTGCGCAGCTTCATCGGCACCACCACGCCGGTGGTCGCCAGCGGTTCGCAGGAGCCGGGCTACTCGAACACCGCCGCGCTCGGCAAGCTGATCTACACCGACTATATCTACGCCTTCGAAGTGGCCGGCATCATCCTGCTGGTGGCCATCATCGCCGCCGTGGCGCTGACCCTGCGCCGCCGCAAGGACACCAAGGCCCAGGACGTGTCGGCGCAGCTGCGTACCCGCCGCGACGAGCGCGTGCGCCTGGTGCCGATGCAGGCCGAAGTCCAGAACCCGCAGACGGAAGCCGCGGCTGCCGCCAATAAGAACTAA